The region TTTATGCGGGCATGGCGATCGGCTCGGTCAGTTGGGGAGCCGTTGCTCGTTTAAGCCAAACATCGTGGGCGCTCGTTATTGCGGCCGCAGCGTTGGCCTTGATTGGATTTGCGAAGGGACTTCGTGCGCGCGTTTAGTGAACGCGGTGATTGCGAGGTTCTTTTTCAGAAGAGCAACAAGGGCATTGAGCTTTTTCTTGAAGCACATGAAACTCGGCCGCTTGTTCATAGCTAAATTCCAAAGCTCCACCACAGATATCGCAGTTATTCACAGCTTTGCGAAAGTCCTCACGCTTATTGAATTCTTCAGTGGGGAGGATATTGAATTTAAAGATTTCCATGGGATCTCCTTTACTGCCTTAGCACTGCGCACTTCGGCGTCTTAATACTCTTATCGGCGCGCATCGTCTCAACTTGAGACTAAATTTGCGGTCATTGAGGCGGTTTGAGCGCTGCATTACGTCCGGTTTTATTAGTCTATAGCCAAAGGTCTGGGTAAAATCCCTGCCATGAAAGACTATATCCACTACCTGCAAGAAGTCTTAGGCCTGCAAAACGTGATGCTTCCAGCGTCTGAATCTGGTTCTACGAAGGCTCATTTCTTCACTCAAGAAGGTGCTTTTGCACCCACATCCGTGCAGCAAAAAGAATTGGTTTTTCTCAATATTCTGACTCAAGCCAAAGAAAGTTTCTTCCTTCCTGAGGTGCGCGATCTTTTCGACAAGATGAAGACTGCGATGAAGCTCAAGAACATCCAAGTTCTCGAACTCGACTGCACGGTGGAAGATCGCTCGCAACTTCCGTCAGAACTGGCACAGATTTGCGAAAGTCGTGTGGTCGTCGTTTTCAGTTCTTTTCCTAAGGATTTGGGAGAGTTGATTTTCAAAGGCCCTGGCAAATGGATTGAAACCTACAGCCCGGCCTATTTGCTTGAAGATGCTGCGGCAAAAAAGGTCGTGTGGAATGATTTGCAAAAAGTGATGAAGGAACTAGGGTTATGATCAAAGTCATCGCCACTCTTTTCGTAACTCTGTTTCTGGCAGCTCAGGTTGAAGCGGCCTGCACTTTAGCGGTTACTATCAACGAAGCAATCACAGCCTCCACTTCAGACTATTTGGCTCGCGCAGAAAAAAGAGCGAAAGAACAAAAGTGTGATTCGTTATTTGTCCGTATGAATACTCCAGGCGGAAGTTTGCAAAGCACGCGTTTGATCGTCGAACAAATTCTGGCTTCAGACATTCCTTATCTTTGTTTGATCACTCCTAGCGGAGGCGGCGCAGGCAGTGCCGGGGCCATTATTCTTCAAGCCTGCCACGTCAATGGCGGCTTAACTGCAACGAATATTGGAGCCGCGACGCCTATTCTGGGAACAGGTGAAGCCACTCCTGAAGACTTACGCAAAAAAATCATCAACGACACCGTTAGCTGGCTTGAAGGAGTTACACAGCTACGCGGTCGCAACTTGGAATTTGCGAAAGAAATTGTCACTGAAGCAAAATCACTGAGCAGCGAAGCCGCTCACAAAGCGAAAGCTTTAGACATCTTGGCACAAAACGAGTCTGAATTTTTAAAACAATCGGAAGCGCGAACAGTTTTAATAAATGAAAAGAAAGAGCTTTCGGTCAAAGTGGGGGAGTTGCAAGAATTCGCCCCTGATCTCCGTTATAAAGTTTTAGGCTTTATCGCAGACCCCGAGTTTGCATATCTTCTTTTTATGGGAAGCTTAGGGCTTCTTTATGTCGAAATCACAAATCCAGGGATGATTGCGCCAGGAGTGATCGGTGGCATCGGACTAGTCCTTTCCCTGGTAGCTTTTCATAAGTTGGATGTTGCTTGGGGAGGATTGGCTTTGATCCTTCTAGGTATCGCTTTCCTTGTTTTAGAAATATTTGTGACTAGCTTCGGTCTTTTGGGAATCGGTGGTTTAGTCGCGGTGTTCGTTGGAAGTTTATTTTTATTCGATGCTCAATCGACGGGATATACGTTGCCATTGTCCCTGATTATTTCTGTTGTCGCTGTACTGGGCGTTTTCTTTTTAGGAATTGGCTATCTGGCGCTAAAGACGATTCGTCATAAAAGCAAAGACGCCGATGCTGATTTGGCCAATCACACGGGTGTAGTGATGACAGTCGAAGCTCACGGGCATCGTGGGCAGATTCAGATCATGGGTGAAACATGGATCTTCGTTTCGGAAGATTCGTTACAGGTGAACGACCGCGTGCAAGTCACCGGTCGCCAGGGTCTTACTTTAAATGTAAAAAAAGTTTTATAAGGAGAAAATAATGGAATTTTTAATAGCCATAGTCATCATCGGTGGAATCATCCTAAGTTCCATGGTCAAAATTCTTAACGACTGGGAGCGCGGTGTTGTTCTTCGTTTAGGTAAAGCTGTCGGCGTGCGTGGCCCCGGCCTCATCCTGCTTATTCCTTTCGTTGAACGCATGATTAAGATCGACACACGTACAATCGCCATGGACGTGCAACCTCAAGACGTCATCACCAAAGACAACGTGAGCATGCAAGTAAATGCCGTTGTTTACTTCAAAGTGATTTCTCCGCTAGAGGCGATCACAAAAATTGAAGACTACTACTTCGCAACAAGCCAACTTGCGCAAACAACTTTGCGTTCGGTAATGGGACAATACCCTTTGGATGACGTGTTAGAGCACAGAGACAAGATCAACTCGGCTCTTCAAGGTATCTTGGATAAGCACACAGAAGCTTGGGGTATCAAGGTCACGATGGTGGAAGTAAAACAGATCGACCTTCCAAAAGAAATGCAAAGAGCGATGGCACGTGAGGCGGAAGCAGAACGTGAGCGTCGTGCGAAAGTTATTAGTGCCGAAGGTGAAGTTCAGCGTGCGCAGAAACTTCAAGAGGCTTCAAATACTTTGGCTGGATCTCCTTCCGCTTTGCAGTTAGCTTACCTGCAAACCTTGACGGAAATCGCAGGGGACAAGACGAACACGGTCATCTTTCCTTTGCCGCTGGATATCATTAAGCCACTTTTGGATGCCCAAAAGCAAAACTAGACTTTCATCTGCGCTCATCTGTGCGGTTTAATAGGGGGGTAAGGCATGAAGCCTTGCCCTTTTTGTTTTAAATCTTCATGGATGGAGTGTCAGTGAAACTGATTTGGGCGTCTTTGTGTTTCATCTTTGTGTATGTCAGTTTTCTTTCCGACGCGCAATCCTCCCTCATCCCAGGGTCGGAGCTAGTGCGTGTTCGTCTTTTATCTACATCTCAAAAAGTTCAAATCTCGGGCCTGGGCCTTAAATTTCACAATTTAGATCGTCCTTATCGCCAGGTTGCGATTCCTGACAGTGGCCAGGCAGAGGTGCGCTTGATGGAAAGAGAAGGGAAGAAGGTTTGGTCTTTAAGAATCAACAATAAAGATCCTGAAACTCTTTTCTCTGAAAAGTTTCTTTATATCCAAGGTGAAAACTTGCGGGTGGGTGCACAAGCATTGCCAGAAAAAGTTCTTCTTCACGCCAGTAAAGAAAAGGTCGACGTCGTCGGCGTGATGCCCTTAGAAGATTATGTCGTGGGAGTGCTTGCCAGTGAAATGCCTTTATCTTGGCCCATGGAAAGCTTAAAAGCCCAAGCCGTGGCGGCAAGATCCTACGCTCTTGCTGTTATGAATGAACGCAAAGACAAGCCCTATCATTTAGAAAGCAGCATCTTAGATCAGGTTTTCCGGCACGTTCTTGCCGAAGATGAAAACGATCCTTTGAT is a window of Bdellovibrio bacteriovorus DNA encoding:
- a CDS encoding NfeD family protein, translated to MIKVIATLFVTLFLAAQVEAACTLAVTINEAITASTSDYLARAEKRAKEQKCDSLFVRMNTPGGSLQSTRLIVEQILASDIPYLCLITPSGGGAGSAGAIILQACHVNGGLTATNIGAATPILGTGEATPEDLRKKIINDTVSWLEGVTQLRGRNLEFAKEIVTEAKSLSSEAAHKAKALDILAQNESEFLKQSEARTVLINEKKELSVKVGELQEFAPDLRYKVLGFIADPEFAYLLFMGSLGLLYVEITNPGMIAPGVIGGIGLVLSLVAFHKLDVAWGGLALILLGIAFLVLEIFVTSFGLLGIGGLVAVFVGSLFLFDAQSTGYTLPLSLIISVVAVLGVFFLGIGYLALKTIRHKSKDADADLANHTGVVMTVEAHGHRGQIQIMGETWIFVSEDSLQVNDRVQVTGRQGLTLNVKKVL
- a CDS encoding SpoIID/LytB domain-containing protein, translating into MKLIWASLCFIFVYVSFLSDAQSSLIPGSELVRVRLLSTSQKVQISGLGLKFHNLDRPYRQVAIPDSGQAEVRLMEREGKKVWSLRINNKDPETLFSEKFLYIQGENLRVGAQALPEKVLLHASKEKVDVVGVMPLEDYVVGVLASEMPLSWPMESLKAQAVAARSYALAVMNERKDKPYHLESSILDQVFRHVLAEDENDPLIKKALQAVRETQGQKLYASNDKVLKAFFHSDCGGKTTTAKSVWNHGVNTGTAIDSSCPTNPRANWKLSLSKEELHKRLQLPPIAKIDFIRNAADKRVLTVKVAMNDSSFAEIPANDFRQKIGFTELRSTMFTMNKVGENFVFEGRGFGHGVGLCQWGSRALSRSGMNYKQILTHYYPLARLK
- a CDS encoding slipin family protein, yielding MEFLIAIVIIGGIILSSMVKILNDWERGVVLRLGKAVGVRGPGLILLIPFVERMIKIDTRTIAMDVQPQDVITKDNVSMQVNAVVYFKVISPLEAITKIEDYYFATSQLAQTTLRSVMGQYPLDDVLEHRDKINSALQGILDKHTEAWGIKVTMVEVKQIDLPKEMQRAMAREAEAERERRAKVISAEGEVQRAQKLQEASNTLAGSPSALQLAYLQTLTEIAGDKTNTVIFPLPLDIIKPLLDAQKQN